In the genome of Aedes aegypti strain LVP_AGWG chromosome 2, AaegL5.0 Primary Assembly, whole genome shotgun sequence, the window tgtggtttcatttacaaaactgttcaaatatctgtatttatgcgtttCAAGCCAAATATTTtacctgaaactgctgactaacaatgtaatcgaagttcccccggtggattttcacaggaataaggttgctttgagtgttaattttatgtttttctgtagggggtccataatacgcaaagggtccataaccggcatcgactccctaatcTTCCGACCGCAAATGATATCTCAGTTACCAGTACCTACATGTTTTGATAATATGGAATGAAAATCTTCAAGGcacaatcagatttttttccaataaacTACAGTGTAcactagacctattcatattttcaaaaatgtctggaaactccccagtcaacctatactttgatttttcattgcgaaatgaacttctggccaaaatttcactcaatttagagtaaatttagttgtgcttcaaatcaattatgtgtttttgggctattttcaagctttaaaaaatcataactaccgaatgaaacatcaaaattcatcggaaatacttctacatagtagtttatccaattctacgaacttttgccgaacacgattttatgattggagcaagttttaacatagtttggttgaggtttgtatctctaggttcttgaaaatctcttttttcgggaattgttttcactgaacagcatgcctgcatgaaaatttcggatttttaatttccagacatgatgacaatgcatatctaaggggtctattttgtaaatcgagcggtttcatgtgactcatctgtagtcattgtcgatcaaagcaagcatgcatatttcagatgtcacccgtcgattcccatagtaatctagtcacataaagtgacaactgtcgataaactcgagtgacagagccgagtcgagcgaaatttttggtcgacagtgactccagtcgagtcgtttttggtcgactcgacttataaaatagggccctaaaagtcaatcccgttcaaagttaccatttatctcacgaaaataaattgtaaaaaataggtaattatgaagcacatttgtaaatcctctgtgggtgagccaagagcaccaccgtgagcttcaatgaatacaaaaaatgaacacgttagcactgccttttctcagtcgatgatgatgattgttttcaaatcgttctaaatgatcagtgaaatgcgatcaaaacaatcatcactcggaaagaaaaagcaatgctaacttgttcaataaTGGAttgatgcacgagttcactatttgacgtttgagcggtgccgtgttatttacgtgaccatggcaacgaatgaattcggcaccgctcaaacgtcaaattagtgaacacgtgcattgatccattgaaTAAATTGTTCAATAAGAATGAATTATTCATTCGttttcggtacatgtgtcatgcatgatttaattatcatcaggttgcgatgcagtGTTCGCTCTTCGGGCATTTAtagtaatttattgcctttagcaacatgtaatctgttgatggtcaatgaattcataaatgtattatgttggattcccgttgactagggcctgaaaaaataataccaatgcatgttttatataccatgtatattgagaaaactgtaatttctgggtactgcggagtacaaatttggatcaaacaatgttaaaactcaatttaatcttgttagcgtgttcgacaaactttaacagaatagaattagctttcgaatagtggtaatagcaagtggttttgattttccacatgctagttatgatttttcaaaccatgaaataagcccaaaaacacattttcagcttgaagcatactgaaatctttatcaaatgagatggaaatttgaccagacattgttcttagcatgagaattccgaatactgcttgaccggtagatttccagacatttttttaaatgtgaaCAAGTctgtacacgctcaaaaaaaaaactctggaaaACTAAAGAGTCTAAAAAGTTTCTTTATTataccatcatgtttacgcatACACAtctctcgcgtaacaattctaaagggccaatgatcaaattctaaacaaatcgggcttatagtttctttagtactCAGAAAAATAAGCTCATTAATGCAAActacaaaaatattaacttttttaCACTAAACAACTTAATTCAATTGAAGATTATTCTCTTACATCACGAATTCAATTgagaaataatttgaattattcaaaacacAGGATGTCATCCATGTTAATCAACAAAATACTCAAATTACTTTATATACAACAAAATCGTTATTTTTATTCCACAAATTATACATGATTTCAAATGTACCTCAAGCGataatattttataaacaatatttataCATCCCTTCCAAATGGTCAATTTATTtcgtatttttagaaaaatcccCGAAAAATAAGAACCTATTAACAGACTTACCCTCCTAAAATAACGCAAAGCTCATCGACAAATCACACGCCTCGTCAATCTTGCGCTGGATGGCCATTTCCTGATCGTCCAAGGATTTTTCGTTCACAATGGACATGCAGCTGTCGTCATCTTCCTCGCTGCCGCTGGTTCCGCTGGTTCCCGCCGGGCTCACTTCCTCCCCGATGATTTTGCGCAGCTCGACGTGCGGCTCCTTGGCCGTCTCGATCGTGTTCTTCACCTGCAGGTAGATGCTTTCCGCCTGCTCGAGGATGGCCGTCACGTTCAGATTGCCGGACAGTTCGTTGACATGTTTGAGGATGTCGGTGAACGTGAAGTTGCCATCAATGAAAACGTCCATCTCCTGATCGAGAATGGCCACGCAGACGAAGAGGTGGAAATTCGGACAGGGCAAGCCTGTCCAGAGCACTTCCCACAGCAGCATGATGTCCGCATTGCAGAATTCCCGCTTGAACCAGACCAGAAGCCACCGGAAGCAGAAGTACATGTTCTCCGACTGGTTGTCCGTTAGGTATTTGTAGAGCTTCTCGTTGACGAAGGCCAGCAAAGTTCGGAGATTCTCCAACTGTTGCTTCATTCCCTTCTGGTCGATGTCGAAGTTGTTGAAGACCTTCTGCATGAAGCCGACGAAGCACCAGAAGCTTTCCGCTTGTTTATGGAACAGGCACAAGATCGGCGCCAGGAGATCGCTCATCCCCTGGACGTAACCCAGGTCAAAATTGTACATCACGTAGGTCATCAGAATGTCCTGCAGTTTAACTAGATTCGGATTGTTATCCCCGGCGAAGAATTCGTACGTCCTGTCGGTTCGTTTTACGTCCTTCTCGATTTGGCACTTTCGCTCCCGATAGCCCGTGAAGTTGCCCTCCTGGATCGGAGTGATCGTTTGCCACTGGAGTTTCATGAGGAAGTATTCCTGGGTTTTGCTCGATCGCCTTGCCTCCCGTTCGGCGGCGGTGTGCTCCCAAAGATCCAAACCGAGCAGGTATTTCCACACTTCGGCGCGGATGTCGTCGGAAATGccctggaagtacaaatgatAGTTTGGTCATTCAAGATGTTTAAACTATAAAGTTATGCTTTACAACTTACCCCTCTGAAGATGATATCCCGAACTCGGTTCGGATCGGTAATGGCTCCATTGGCAGCGTGGAATTCTGCCCATTTCTTGGCGTCCAGCGGTTCTCCCCGATGCACCTCCGGTCTTGGCGCCAATTTTCGACGCTCATCTTTGCTGACGTTCTCGCTCTTGACACGGTTCTCACTTCCGTTGCTACTCGCTTCCCCATCCTCTTCCGGATCCTGATTCTCTCGCGAATGAGACAAGCGCGGTCTGACCTGTTGCCTAGCCGTTGACAGGATCGTGTGATGCACGTTGGCAAAGATTTTGCTATAATAATTGCCTGCCGCCGGTTGGCTTATGATGTCCTCGATGTTCAGCTCCGAGAACGACTTCTGCAGTTTGTCACTATTGGTTTCCTCCATGCAGTGAAAGAAATGCTTCCGGTGTTTGCTTCTGCTCACGAAATGCTTCCGCTCCAGGAAATCCACAAACGAGCGCGGGGAGCCATGATTGAACAGATAGAGACTATGAACGGAAAGGCTTTTCCTCGCGCCATCCTGAACATACAACCGGAGTTCGGTATTGTGGGATTCGATGCCCTTAAGATCCCGGAAAAGGACCCGTATGGTGATCCGGGAGCTCTTCTGAGAATCACCTTCGGAGTTGGCGCTGTCGTCCGAGGATTTCCCCGTGTGCACCAAAGACCAATCGCTGTCCTGACTGTCGGTGTCCATAATTTCGTACGGTTCCGACATCTTCCACTCGAAG includes:
- the LOC5569706 gene encoding TBC1 domain family member 15 — encoded protein: MDNENAIEEIFIQHGVTLKKASASYISALDTIGVLLFGKYKKENLHYFEWKMSEPYEIMDTDSQDSDWSLVHTGKSSDDSANSEGDSQKSSRITIRVLFRDLKGIESHNTELRLYVQDGARKSLSVHSLYLFNHGSPRSFVDFLERKHFVSRSKHRKHFFHCMEETNSDKLQKSFSELNIEDIISQPAAGNYYSKIFANVHHTILSTARQQVRPRLSHSRENQDPEEDGEASSNGSENRVKSENVSKDERRKLAPRPEVHRGEPLDAKKWAEFHAANGAITDPNRVRDIIFRGGISDDIRAEVWKYLLGLDLWEHTAAEREARRSSKTQEYFLMKLQWQTITPIQEGNFTGYRERKCQIEKDVKRTDRTYEFFAGDNNPNLVKLQDILMTYVMYNFDLGYVQGMSDLLAPILCLFHKQAESFWCFVGFMQKVFNNFDIDQKGMKQQLENLRTLLAFVNEKLYKYLTDNQSENMYFCFRWLLVWFKREFCNADIMLLWEVLWTGLPCPNFHLFVCVAILDQEMDVFIDGNFTFTDILKHVNELSGNLNVTAILEQAESIYLQVKNTIETAKEPHVELRKIIGEEVSPAGTSGTSGSEEDDDSCMSIVNEKSLDDQEMAIQRKIDEACDLSMSFALF